In the Endozoicomonas sp. SCSIO W0465 genome, CCGGGGTCCGAGTGCATACCCACCATTGCCCATCTTGTCGTAGTCATCGCCGCTGACGATACGGGCATTGGCAGTCCAGACTCTGTTATCCACAGGGTTATATACGCGGGGATAATGCACATCAGGAAGCCAGCCATCCCAATTATCATCAGCCTGCTGCCAGGGCAGGGGATAGGTGGAATCGATACCTGAACGGTTTGGAATCTGCCCGGCAACAGTCCAGCCGATATTGCCTTCACGGTCACCCACGGTAAAATTCTGTGGCGGAATTCCGCTACGGTTGGCAATGGCCATTCCCTGTTTTACGTTGTGGGCAACTTCCAAATTCACCAGATTAACATTGGTTGCCTCCGGACGATGTGCAGTCCAACGCAGAGCATATTGCGTATTGTCATAAACTGAATCAACAACCGGCCCCCAATGGGTTCCTGAATAGTCAACGATGGCCGGTGCCTGGCCTTTGATATTGATGGTTTCAGTCCAGCGCTCAAGCGGTTTCGGGCCGTCATGGGTCATGTACTGACCATCATTAATATCCAGCTCCACCAGATCTACCCAGTCACCAGCAGTATTGGTAAAACCCCAGGCCATATGGGTATTACTGCCAACCACAATAAAAGGGGTTCCCGGCAATGTTACTCCGGTGACGCTGACTTTTTCCTGCGGCTTGTCTGGATGTGGATAACTTAAAGAAGCTCGATACCAGATCGTAGGCACCCGATGACTCAGGTGCATATCATCCTGAATAATGGCAGCACCATGTTCCGTTAACTGCCCGGAAACCGCCCAGTTATTACTCCCGATAAGGCTATCTTCCAGGGTAGTCCCACCCAGGTTGGCATAGAGTTTTGCATCCTGGCTGCGCAGGTCAACCAGCTCTGCCCCCGGGATTGGCCTATCCGACAACTCATCGGGTTGCATCGGTGAATCCCAGCGGGTTTTCAATGGAGAGAGAAAATCAATAACTTCAGGTACCGTTACCCGGCTAAGGAAGCCTTTCAGGTTGTCCAGTTTGACCTCATCATCATTGAGGTCCATATACATGCTGAAGATCGACAGATAGGAATCCTCATTTCTCCATGGCTGGGGCTCTATCCCAAGGAGCAGGTATTCAAAAGGCTTCTGTCCAATGTCTTCCAGTCCCTGATTTACACCATGGGTGTAGGCATCCAGCAGAGCCTGATGCTCAGCAGTCATTATCTCTACCGCCTGTTGGGCCACGTGGCGGAAACGATGTTTTCTCTGACGTTTATCGTGATCAAGAGCCAACTCACCGACCAGTTCAGACAGCTCACCGGCAGAGTTGCGTCGATTCAAATCCATCTGAAAGAATCGCTCCTGGGCATGGAGATACCCGGTAGCAAAAGCTACATCCTTACGGCCACTGCCGGATATTAAAGGAACTCCCCGGGCATCCCGCTCAATCGTAACCGAAGCACTCAACGAAGGGGCCTTCACTTCGCCTTCCAGCACTGGAAGACTCTGACGAAGTAGAACAAAAACCGTAAGAATGATTAGCAGGGATATTGATACAAGAAGAAAAAAACCTCTTCTTAACCAGATCAGCATTGATGCTACTCCATTGTTCTTATTATATGAGGCTGGAAACATAACACAGTTTTACCGGGCAGCCCATTGAATCGTAAAGCCAACGCTGGAACAACTCTGGCCATATGCAGACACTCTAAATACATGTTCAGCCTTCATCAAAACAGCAACCTATTGCTGCAAATATTATCACTTTATCCAAAGTTATAAATCCCGATGGAATATTCACCATTTTAAATGGTGCTAACCCACTAATTACTGGGTATGACGCCTGAGTTCCCTCACCTCAGCTAAAAAGGAAAAGTTACTGCCAAGAGGCTGCCATTGTAATCAAAGCAAAGCATTTATATTACCATTGTCCATTTCTTCTGGCTGGAATCGATAAATCAATGAGTATTTCCATAGTAGCAACGCGTCTGACCCAGGGCGCTGACCTGAAAATAACCGTACAGGACCTCGTTAATAAGCACGGCATTTCAGCAGGTTCACTGGCATCCTGTGTTGGCTGCCTATCCAAAATAAACCTTCGTCTTGCGGGTGCCGAAACTACGTTAGTTGCTGAAGGATCTTTTGAGATCGTCTCTATTATGGGAACGCTGACACCAGATCATCAGCATATCCACGTTGCTATAGCTGATAGTAAAGGACATGTTTTTGGAGGACACCTGTTAGAAGGCAATATTGTTGATAGTACAGCAGAGGTGATTATTCACAGTTATCCACAGTTGAACTTCTCTAGAGCCTTCGATCCATGCACAGGTTACACTGAGCTTGTCATCGATAAGCATTAGTTTCCGATCAAATGCATCATCTGAAGTGATTGTGCTCCGCTGCTGTTGATATTGAAAAGGCAGCCTATGAGAACGATTTTGACAGGGTCGCAATTCTATTCCTGTTTTAGATTCCACCCTTGAAAAAACAATACAAGTACTCCGGGAAGGTGAATGACTCTGAGGAAAGATCCAAATAGGTCAACCTGCGTAACATTTCAGCCTGACCGGATAGATTTTTGCTAAAGTTCTACTTGTGTCGTTTGCATGCTGTTTGCCAATATCTGAGGGTACAAGATGATATTGTTAAACGAACGTCGTATATGGATAACTGGTGCATCATCGGGAATTGGCAGAGCCTGCGCCATCAGAATGGCCGGTTTCGGCGCAAAGGTTGCCCTTTCCGCCAGGAACTGTGAAGCACTTGAGGAGATTGCCATTCGCTTTCCTCCCGGGCAGTGTTTGGTCATACCTTTTGATGTAACGGAGCCGAAGGCACATTTTTCAGCTGCAAAACAGATTATGGAACGCTGGGATGGGCTGGATACAGTATTTCTGAACGCAGGAATCAGTACCGTTGAGACATTTTCCGGCGATCAATGCACCCGCATGATGCAAACCAACTTTTTAGGCATGGCCTACGGCATTGAAGCGGCCCTTCCTCTATTAAGAAAGTCCTCAGATCCGCATTTGGTGGGTATGTCAAGCATTGCCGCTTACATCGGTATGCCACAATTGTCTGTCTATTGTGCGACAAAATCGGCCTGTCGTACTCTGCTTCAGGGACTTCGGATGGATTTTAAACCGGAAGGCATCAAAGTCACTATTGTCTGCCCCGGTTTTGTTAAAACTCCAATGACTGACCGGCATGATTTTATGATGCCATTTCTGCTCAATGTTGAAGATGCTGCCCGTATTATTGT is a window encoding:
- a CDS encoding PPC domain-containing DNA-binding protein, which produces MSISIVATRLTQGADLKITVQDLVNKHGISAGSLASCVGCLSKINLRLAGAETTLVAEGSFEIVSIMGTLTPDHQHIHVAIADSKGHVFGGHLLEGNIVDSTAEVIIHSYPQLNFSRAFDPCTGYTELVIDKH
- a CDS encoding penicillin acylase family protein, whose amino-acid sequence is MLEGEVKAPSLSASVTIERDARGVPLISGSGRKDVAFATGYLHAQERFFQMDLNRRNSAGELSELVGELALDHDKRQRKHRFRHVAQQAVEIMTAEHQALLDAYTHGVNQGLEDIGQKPFEYLLLGIEPQPWRNEDSYLSIFSMYMDLNDDEVKLDNLKGFLSRVTVPEVIDFLSPLKTRWDSPMQPDELSDRPIPGAELVDLRSQDAKLYANLGGTTLEDSLIGSNNWAVSGQLTEHGAAIIQDDMHLSHRVPTIWYRASLSYPHPDKPQEKVSVTGVTLPGTPFIVVGSNTHMAWGFTNTAGDWVDLVELDINDGQYMTHDGPKPLERWTETINIKGQAPAIVDYSGTHWGPVVDSVYDNTQYALRWTAHRPEATNVNLVNLEVAHNVKQGMAIANRSGIPPQNFTVGDREGNIGWTVAGQIPNRSGIDSTYPLPWQQADDNWDGWLPDVHYPRVYNPVDNRVWTANARIVSGDDYDKMGNGGYALGPRQMQIRDALMALDRADEQALLEIALDHRAIYMDNWRHLILDTLTEEVMEGNPARQKFYHYVKNWSGHAGIDDVGYRLVREYNDALKLKIMSSLGRYFLSLAPEARDDVEDGFMQKLNHESEMIWRLLEERPINWLSSQYENWDELLVETVDEIVNDLGGVDQLASATWGQRNTADIRHPLSNAIPVFGKLLDMPAVPLSGDVWMPKAQRADQGVSERMVISPGREDDAIFHMPGGQSGHPLSPFFTAGYMDWVEGKASPFLPGDTRYTLTLTP
- a CDS encoding SDR family oxidoreductase, coding for MAGFGAKVALSARNCEALEEIAIRFPPGQCLVIPFDVTEPKAHFSAAKQIMERWDGLDTVFLNAGISTVETFSGDQCTRMMQTNFLGMAYGIEAALPLLRKSSDPHLVGMSSIAAYIGMPQLSVYCATKSACRTLLQGLRMDFKPEGIKVTIVCPGFVKTPMTDRHDFMMPFLLNVEDAARIIVAGIARQKAAIVFPAMVSIVFKLLSCLPESTSSRLLNWLAPTHIR